A single region of the Acanthopagrus latus isolate v.2019 chromosome 11, fAcaLat1.1, whole genome shotgun sequence genome encodes:
- the gatad2ab gene encoding GATA zinc finger domain containing 2Ab isoform X1 has protein sequence MVRAAMSEEAARQTRSQKRALEKDHASHAVSPGEADSKRVKLEKGDAAGAPLALVGSGAEGVKLKSEQAAKVAASILKSGEVKATIKVEVQTGDEPVDMSTSKSVIKKERQPPSPDDVIVLSDNEPSSPLMNGHSFTKTDTDKLMKSSPEERERIIKQLKEELRLQEAKLVLLKKLRQSQIQKESTVQKAAGSVATPPPLVRGSITSSKGPLQVTGRSSGTVIPPPLVRGGQHVPSKHNSQIVMPPLVRGAQPIAMTPQQIASLRQQQQQHSGSGPPPLLLAPRASVPNVQVQGQRIIQQGLIRVANVANSNVMVNIPQVRKQYASPTSLKGSSASPNSSINDSPASRQAAAKLALRKQLEKTLLEIPPPKPPAPEFNFLPSAANNEFIYLLGLEEVVQKLLEMHGRGNLGPAAAMASSIPKEPYTCAQCKTDFTSRWRKEKAGTILCDQCMSSNQKKALKAEHTNRLKAAFVKALQQEQEIEQRILQQAASSSSSSKTTSSSSPSLSKSELLVSQQYKQVRAAMQHKSVAHHSIKQSQLSHSLQSAVSSRGMAHSFTTSSQLQNAVTAAALGGRSGKHAAARPLQQGAKVSSSASSSSNQGNMVAWRKQSGNTGVTMAYVNPSLSAHKNSSAVERQREYLLDMIPSRSISQAANTWK, from the exons ggTGAGAGCAGCCATGTCAGAGGAGGCAGCGCGTCAAACACGCAGCCAGAAGCGGGCTCTGGAGAAGGACCATGCATCTCATGCTGTATCCCCGGGGGAAGCTGACAGTAAACGGGTTAAGCTGGAGAAAGGGGATGCAGCTGGAGCTCCCCTGGCCCTTGTGGGATCTGGAGCTGAAGGTGTCAAGCTGAAGAGTGAGCAGGCTGCCAAGGTAGCAGCCAGCATCCTAAAATCCGGGGAAGTGAAGGCCACTATCAAGGTGGAAGTGCAGACAGGAGACGAGCCCGTTGATATGAGCACATCTAAAAG TGTCATTAAGAAAGAGCGGCAGCCACCATCGCCAGATGATGTGATTGTGTTATCAGACAATGAGCCATCCAGTCCTCTCATGAATGGTCACTCCTTCACGAAGACTGACACAGATAAACTTATG AAAAGTTCTCCTGAGGAGAGGGAACGCATCATTAAACAGCTGAAGGAGGAACTGAGACTCCAGGAGGCCAAGCTGGTGCTGCTGAAGAAACTACGACAGAGCCAGATTCAGAAGGAGAGCACTGTTCAGAAG GCGGCTGGCTCTGTagccactcctcctcctctggtgagAGGTAGCATCACATCAAGCAAAGGACCCCTCCAG GTGACAGGTCGAAGCTCAGGCACGGTGATCCCTCCTCCCTTGGTGCGGGGTGGGCAACATGTCCCGTCCAAACACAACTCTCAGATTGTTATGCCACCTCTGGTCAGAGGGGCCCAG CCTATTGCAATGACCCCCCAGCAAATAGCCAGTCTCCgtcagcaacagcagcagcacagcggTTCAGGCCCTCCTCCGCTCTTGCTGGCTCCCAGGGCTTCTGTGCCCAATGTCCAGGTCCAGGGCCAGAGGATCATTCAGCAGGGACTCATTCGGGTGGCTAACGTGGCCAATAGTAATGTCATGGTCAACATCCCTCAGGTGAGGAAACAATAT GCCTCTCCCACCAGCCTAAAGGGCTCTTCAGCATCACCCAACTCTAGCATCAATGACTCTCCAGCCAGTCGGCAGGCGGCTGCTAAGCTTGCACTGCGTAAGCAGCTGGAGAAGACGCTGCTGGAGATCCCTCCACCTAAACCCCCTGCCCCCGAGTTCAACTTCCTGCCTTCAGCAGCCAATAATGAATTCATCTACCTGTTGGGGTTGGAGGAGGTGGTGCAAAAACTTCTGGAGATGCATGGCAGGG GAAATCTGGGCCCAGCTGCTGCCATGGCCAGCTCCATTCCCAAAGAGCCATACACCTGCGCCCAGTGTAAGACAGACTTTACCTCCCGCTGGAGAAAGGAGAAGGCCGGGACCATCCTCTGTGACCAATGTATGTCGTCCAATCAGAAGAAGGCCCTGAAGGCTGAGCACACCAATCGGCTGAAGGCAGCCTTTGTTAAGGCACTCCAACAGGAGCAGGAAATTGAGCAGCGTATCCTCCAGCAGGcggcctcctcctcttcctcctcgaaaaccacctcgtcctcctctccctcactgtcCAAGAGTGAGTTGCTGGTGTCCCAGCAGTACAAGCAGGTCAGGGCTGCCATGCAGCACAAATCTGTGGCCCACCACTCCATTAAGCAG AGTCAGCTGTCACACAGCCTCCAGTCTGCAGTGAGCTCTCGTGGTATGGCCCACTCATTCACCacctcctctcagctgcagaACGCAGTGACGGCAGCAGCGCTGGGCGGCAGGTCAGGTAAGCATGCTGCAGCACGCCCGCTGCAGCAGGGGGCAAAGGTCAGCAGCagcgccagcagcagcagtaaccaGGGCAACATGGTCGCTTGGAGGAAGCAGAGCGGCAACACAG
- the gatad2ab gene encoding GATA zinc finger domain containing 2Ab isoform X2 codes for MSEEAARQTRSQKRALEKDHASHAVSPGEADSKRVKLEKGDAAGAPLALVGSGAEGVKLKSEQAAKVAASILKSGEVKATIKVEVQTGDEPVDMSTSKSVIKKERQPPSPDDVIVLSDNEPSSPLMNGHSFTKTDTDKLMKSSPEERERIIKQLKEELRLQEAKLVLLKKLRQSQIQKESTVQKAAGSVATPPPLVRGSITSSKGPLQVTGRSSGTVIPPPLVRGGQHVPSKHNSQIVMPPLVRGAQPIAMTPQQIASLRQQQQQHSGSGPPPLLLAPRASVPNVQVQGQRIIQQGLIRVANVANSNVMVNIPQVRKQYASPTSLKGSSASPNSSINDSPASRQAAAKLALRKQLEKTLLEIPPPKPPAPEFNFLPSAANNEFIYLLGLEEVVQKLLEMHGRGNLGPAAAMASSIPKEPYTCAQCKTDFTSRWRKEKAGTILCDQCMSSNQKKALKAEHTNRLKAAFVKALQQEQEIEQRILQQAASSSSSSKTTSSSSPSLSKSELLVSQQYKQVRAAMQHKSVAHHSIKQSQLSHSLQSAVSSRGMAHSFTTSSQLQNAVTAAALGGRSGKHAAARPLQQGAKVSSSASSSSNQGNMVAWRKQSGNTGVTMAYVNPSLSAHKNSSAVERQREYLLDMIPSRSISQAANTWK; via the exons ATGTCAGAGGAGGCAGCGCGTCAAACACGCAGCCAGAAGCGGGCTCTGGAGAAGGACCATGCATCTCATGCTGTATCCCCGGGGGAAGCTGACAGTAAACGGGTTAAGCTGGAGAAAGGGGATGCAGCTGGAGCTCCCCTGGCCCTTGTGGGATCTGGAGCTGAAGGTGTCAAGCTGAAGAGTGAGCAGGCTGCCAAGGTAGCAGCCAGCATCCTAAAATCCGGGGAAGTGAAGGCCACTATCAAGGTGGAAGTGCAGACAGGAGACGAGCCCGTTGATATGAGCACATCTAAAAG TGTCATTAAGAAAGAGCGGCAGCCACCATCGCCAGATGATGTGATTGTGTTATCAGACAATGAGCCATCCAGTCCTCTCATGAATGGTCACTCCTTCACGAAGACTGACACAGATAAACTTATG AAAAGTTCTCCTGAGGAGAGGGAACGCATCATTAAACAGCTGAAGGAGGAACTGAGACTCCAGGAGGCCAAGCTGGTGCTGCTGAAGAAACTACGACAGAGCCAGATTCAGAAGGAGAGCACTGTTCAGAAG GCGGCTGGCTCTGTagccactcctcctcctctggtgagAGGTAGCATCACATCAAGCAAAGGACCCCTCCAG GTGACAGGTCGAAGCTCAGGCACGGTGATCCCTCCTCCCTTGGTGCGGGGTGGGCAACATGTCCCGTCCAAACACAACTCTCAGATTGTTATGCCACCTCTGGTCAGAGGGGCCCAG CCTATTGCAATGACCCCCCAGCAAATAGCCAGTCTCCgtcagcaacagcagcagcacagcggTTCAGGCCCTCCTCCGCTCTTGCTGGCTCCCAGGGCTTCTGTGCCCAATGTCCAGGTCCAGGGCCAGAGGATCATTCAGCAGGGACTCATTCGGGTGGCTAACGTGGCCAATAGTAATGTCATGGTCAACATCCCTCAGGTGAGGAAACAATAT GCCTCTCCCACCAGCCTAAAGGGCTCTTCAGCATCACCCAACTCTAGCATCAATGACTCTCCAGCCAGTCGGCAGGCGGCTGCTAAGCTTGCACTGCGTAAGCAGCTGGAGAAGACGCTGCTGGAGATCCCTCCACCTAAACCCCCTGCCCCCGAGTTCAACTTCCTGCCTTCAGCAGCCAATAATGAATTCATCTACCTGTTGGGGTTGGAGGAGGTGGTGCAAAAACTTCTGGAGATGCATGGCAGGG GAAATCTGGGCCCAGCTGCTGCCATGGCCAGCTCCATTCCCAAAGAGCCATACACCTGCGCCCAGTGTAAGACAGACTTTACCTCCCGCTGGAGAAAGGAGAAGGCCGGGACCATCCTCTGTGACCAATGTATGTCGTCCAATCAGAAGAAGGCCCTGAAGGCTGAGCACACCAATCGGCTGAAGGCAGCCTTTGTTAAGGCACTCCAACAGGAGCAGGAAATTGAGCAGCGTATCCTCCAGCAGGcggcctcctcctcttcctcctcgaaaaccacctcgtcctcctctccctcactgtcCAAGAGTGAGTTGCTGGTGTCCCAGCAGTACAAGCAGGTCAGGGCTGCCATGCAGCACAAATCTGTGGCCCACCACTCCATTAAGCAG AGTCAGCTGTCACACAGCCTCCAGTCTGCAGTGAGCTCTCGTGGTATGGCCCACTCATTCACCacctcctctcagctgcagaACGCAGTGACGGCAGCAGCGCTGGGCGGCAGGTCAGGTAAGCATGCTGCAGCACGCCCGCTGCAGCAGGGGGCAAAGGTCAGCAGCagcgccagcagcagcagtaaccaGGGCAACATGGTCGCTTGGAGGAAGCAGAGCGGCAACACAG
- the gatad2ab gene encoding GATA zinc finger domain containing 2Ab isoform X3 has product MVRAAMSEEAARQTRSQKRALEKDHASHAVSPGEADSKRVKLEKGDAAGAPLALVGSGAEGVKLKSEQAAKVAASILKSGEVKATIKVEVQTGDEPVDMSTSKSVIKKERQPPSPDDVIVLSDNEPSSPLMNGHSFTKTDTDKLMKSSPEERERIIKQLKEELRLQEAKLVLLKKLRQSQIQKESTVQKAAGSVATPPPLVRGSITSSKGPLQVTGRSSGTVIPPPLVRGGQHVPSKHNSQIVMPPLVRGAQPIAMTPQQIASLRQQQQQHSGSGPPPLLLAPRASVPNVQVQGQRIIQQGLIRVANVANSNVMVNIPQASPTSLKGSSASPNSSINDSPASRQAAAKLALRKQLEKTLLEIPPPKPPAPEFNFLPSAANNEFIYLLGLEEVVQKLLEMHGRGNLGPAAAMASSIPKEPYTCAQCKTDFTSRWRKEKAGTILCDQCMSSNQKKALKAEHTNRLKAAFVKALQQEQEIEQRILQQAASSSSSSKTTSSSSPSLSKSELLVSQQYKQVRAAMQHKSVAHHSIKQSQLSHSLQSAVSSRGMAHSFTTSSQLQNAVTAAALGGRSGKHAAARPLQQGAKVSSSASSSSNQGNMVAWRKQSGNTGVTMAYVNPSLSAHKNSSAVERQREYLLDMIPSRSISQAANTWK; this is encoded by the exons ggTGAGAGCAGCCATGTCAGAGGAGGCAGCGCGTCAAACACGCAGCCAGAAGCGGGCTCTGGAGAAGGACCATGCATCTCATGCTGTATCCCCGGGGGAAGCTGACAGTAAACGGGTTAAGCTGGAGAAAGGGGATGCAGCTGGAGCTCCCCTGGCCCTTGTGGGATCTGGAGCTGAAGGTGTCAAGCTGAAGAGTGAGCAGGCTGCCAAGGTAGCAGCCAGCATCCTAAAATCCGGGGAAGTGAAGGCCACTATCAAGGTGGAAGTGCAGACAGGAGACGAGCCCGTTGATATGAGCACATCTAAAAG TGTCATTAAGAAAGAGCGGCAGCCACCATCGCCAGATGATGTGATTGTGTTATCAGACAATGAGCCATCCAGTCCTCTCATGAATGGTCACTCCTTCACGAAGACTGACACAGATAAACTTATG AAAAGTTCTCCTGAGGAGAGGGAACGCATCATTAAACAGCTGAAGGAGGAACTGAGACTCCAGGAGGCCAAGCTGGTGCTGCTGAAGAAACTACGACAGAGCCAGATTCAGAAGGAGAGCACTGTTCAGAAG GCGGCTGGCTCTGTagccactcctcctcctctggtgagAGGTAGCATCACATCAAGCAAAGGACCCCTCCAG GTGACAGGTCGAAGCTCAGGCACGGTGATCCCTCCTCCCTTGGTGCGGGGTGGGCAACATGTCCCGTCCAAACACAACTCTCAGATTGTTATGCCACCTCTGGTCAGAGGGGCCCAG CCTATTGCAATGACCCCCCAGCAAATAGCCAGTCTCCgtcagcaacagcagcagcacagcggTTCAGGCCCTCCTCCGCTCTTGCTGGCTCCCAGGGCTTCTGTGCCCAATGTCCAGGTCCAGGGCCAGAGGATCATTCAGCAGGGACTCATTCGGGTGGCTAACGTGGCCAATAGTAATGTCATGGTCAACATCCCTCAG GCCTCTCCCACCAGCCTAAAGGGCTCTTCAGCATCACCCAACTCTAGCATCAATGACTCTCCAGCCAGTCGGCAGGCGGCTGCTAAGCTTGCACTGCGTAAGCAGCTGGAGAAGACGCTGCTGGAGATCCCTCCACCTAAACCCCCTGCCCCCGAGTTCAACTTCCTGCCTTCAGCAGCCAATAATGAATTCATCTACCTGTTGGGGTTGGAGGAGGTGGTGCAAAAACTTCTGGAGATGCATGGCAGGG GAAATCTGGGCCCAGCTGCTGCCATGGCCAGCTCCATTCCCAAAGAGCCATACACCTGCGCCCAGTGTAAGACAGACTTTACCTCCCGCTGGAGAAAGGAGAAGGCCGGGACCATCCTCTGTGACCAATGTATGTCGTCCAATCAGAAGAAGGCCCTGAAGGCTGAGCACACCAATCGGCTGAAGGCAGCCTTTGTTAAGGCACTCCAACAGGAGCAGGAAATTGAGCAGCGTATCCTCCAGCAGGcggcctcctcctcttcctcctcgaaaaccacctcgtcctcctctccctcactgtcCAAGAGTGAGTTGCTGGTGTCCCAGCAGTACAAGCAGGTCAGGGCTGCCATGCAGCACAAATCTGTGGCCCACCACTCCATTAAGCAG AGTCAGCTGTCACACAGCCTCCAGTCTGCAGTGAGCTCTCGTGGTATGGCCCACTCATTCACCacctcctctcagctgcagaACGCAGTGACGGCAGCAGCGCTGGGCGGCAGGTCAGGTAAGCATGCTGCAGCACGCCCGCTGCAGCAGGGGGCAAAGGTCAGCAGCagcgccagcagcagcagtaaccaGGGCAACATGGTCGCTTGGAGGAAGCAGAGCGGCAACACAG